In Candidatus Persebacteraceae bacterium Df01, the genomic window TATTGACGGCATTACTTTCACCGGATCAGTTGCTACTGGTGCCGCAGTCATGCGTGCTGCTGCCGAACATATCAAACCAGTAGTGTTAGAACTAGGCGGCAAGTCGCCCATAATAGCGTTTGCCGACGCGAAGCCAGAAAAAGTCGCCACCGAAGCTTGTAAGGGTATTTATTCTAATACAGGTCAATATTGCGATGCCGGTTCGCGGTTATTATTGAATGATCGCATTCATGATGCGGTGCTAGAGTTGGTGGTCGAAAAAAGTCGTGCCATTAATGTTGGCATGCCGGCAGAAAACGTTGACATGGGACCACTTATTTCAGATGAGCAGCATCGTCGCGTGATGGATTACATTCGCCGTGGTAAGGAAAGCGCAGTGCTGGCTTGTGGCGGCGGACGACCGGCAACACTAGAAAAAGGTTATTTTGTGGAGCCCACCGTGTTTGACCAAGTAGATGTCGGAACCGATATTTCCCAGCACGAAATATTCGGTCCAGTACTGTCGGTTAGCTACTTTGGTGACGAAGATGAAGCTTTACATATCGCTAACAGTACCGATTTTGGTTTAGCTGCCGGCATTTTTACTCAAGATATTAGCCGAGCTCTGAGGTTGGCATCAAAATTGGATGCGGGCACAGTGTATGTGAACGAATATTTTAGTGGCGAAATAGCTTCACCTTTCGGCGGCGTCAAAAAAAGCGGCATCGGTCGCGAACGCGGTTTAGAAACATTGGCTAATTACACGCGCATTAAAAACGTGATAATTAATATCAGCAGTTAATATCTACAAACGGATTTTTTGCCCCAGTAATCATCGATTACAAAATCGTAACGCACGAAAATTACATATGGTCAATAATGGCTTCACCAAAATCGCTGGATGACAGAATGGTAATATTTTTTTCTACTTGCCGAGCCAAGTCATATGTGACTTTACCGGCAGCAATAGCTCCCGCTGTGCCGCGCACAATACATTTTGCAGCTTCCGCCCATCCAATATAACGAAGCATCATATCTGCCGACAAAATAAGAGAACCCGGATTAGAGCGATTGTGGCCAGCGTGTTTGGGTGCCGTACCGTGTGTCGCCTCAAAAACGCCAGCATAATCAGAAATGTTGGCGCCCGGCGCGATACCAATACCGCCAACCTGCGCTGCTAGCGCATCCGACACATAATCGCCGTTAAGATTGAGCGTAGCAATAACATCAAACTGCTGCGGATTGATGAGGATTTGTTGTAAAAAGTTATCAGCAATGCAATCCTTGATAATAATTTCGTTACCATTTTTTGGGTTTTTGATAACGCACCAAGGACCGCCATCCAACGGTTGAGCTCCAAATTCTTCTTTGACCAATTCATATCCCCAGCGCATAAACGCACCTTCGGTATATTTCATGATATTGCCTTTGTGCACTAAAGTAACTGATTTTCGGTCATAGTCTATGGCGTATTGCACGGCGCGGCGAATAAGCCGTTTTGAGCCTTGGCTGGAAACCGGCTTGATGCCAATAGCGGTAGTATCGGGAAAGCGAATTTTTTCAACTTCCATAGTATCCCGCAAAAAACCAATCACGCGCCGCACTTCAGACGTTTGCGCCTCCCACTCAATACCTGCATAAATGTCCTCGGTATTTTCGCGAAAAACAATCATGTTAGTCCGTTCGGAATTTTTTAGTGGTGAATAAATACCTTTGAAATAACGTACCGGACGCACACAGGCATACAAATCCATGGTCTGGCGAATAGCTACGTTAAGAGAGCGAATGCCACCACCGGTGGGGGTAGCAAGAGGACCTTTAATAGAAACAATATAATTTTTCATGATACGCAAGGTATCTTTTGGCAACCATTCACCACTGTTGTGAAAAGCTTTTTCTCCAGCCAATATTTCCATCCAAGCGATTGCTCGTTCGTTGTTATAAGATTTTTGTACAGCGGTATCCACGACCTTGCGCATAACTGGCGTAATGTCTACACCAATGCCGTCACCCTCAATGAAAGGGATAATCGGGCAAGTGGGAACCGCCAGTGTCAAGTCTTTTTTAACTTCAATGGGGGCTCCGTGGGCAGGTGGAGTGGGTTGAAATGTAGCCATAATATTCCCTTTTCTTGTAATTATACCAAGTGCTTAAAGTCGCCAATCCGCACGTGGTGCAATACCTTTAACATCAATAACCAGCGCATCACGCACAGTAGCCACATCAATATCAGCAAAGCAGCGGTGCGCCACAGCAAAAATAATAACCGCCGGTTTTTTTGCCAATGCAACTTGCCAATCATCATCTGGAGCAAACCCATATTCAGCCAACGTTTTATTTTTATCTGCAATGGGATCACACACGCGCACATCGCAGCCGGATTCAATTAATATTTGGCGAATATCATTCACGCGGCTGTTGCGCGGGTCTGGGCAGTCTTCTTTAAAAGTGAAGCCAAGTATGAGGACTTCGGTACACTTTGGTCGCAAACCGCGCTGCCCTATTAAGCGCAAAGTGTTTTCGGCAACGTACCTTCCCATTCCATCATTAACTTGTCGAGCGGCAAGCACAAGATTGGGTTGATAACCGCTGATTTGTGCTTTGTGGCATAAATAATAAGGATCCACACCAATGCAGTGACCGCCAACAAGACCAGGAACAAAATTTAAAAAATTCCATTTGCTAGCGGCAGCAGAAAAAACTTCTGTTGCGTCAATTTGCAACGAATGGCAAATCATAGTTAGCTCATTCATTAATGCAATATTGACATCGCGTTGCGTGTTTTCTATAACTTTGGCGGCTTCCGCTACCTGAATGGAGGGCGCGCGGTGTGTGCCAGCGGTAATAACCTCCCGATAAATAGTGTCAGTGCGCTCTGCTGCCTCAGGAGAAGAACCAGCGGTTATTTTTTTTATGTCCCGAATAGAACGAGAATGGTCAGCAGGGTTAACCCGTTCGGGTGAGTAACCACAGTGAAAATCCTTATTGATTTCCAATCCGGAAATACTGGCGATCAGCGGCATACAAATCTCTTCGGTAACCCCCGGGTATACCGTTGATTCTATAATAACCAAATCGCCTTTACTGATAACTTGTCCTACCGCCTGACAGGCCACCCGTAACGGCGATAAATCAGGGCGCTGATTTTCTTTTACCGGCGTCGGCACAGTAATAATATAGACTGTGCACTCTTTTGCACAATCAATGTCGGTAATAAATTGTAAGTGGTCGGAAGTTAATTGTGCTTTGCTCGTTTCGCCGGTGGCATCATATCCGTTAAGTAATTCGTCAATGCGAGCAAAATTACAATCATAACCAACGGTTTGGTACGTTTCGGCCATTATCACAGCCAAAGGCAAACCCACATAACCCAGCCCCACAATGCAGACTGTTTCTTTCATGTTAGAAAATTTTAATGGCCTTAAAGTCAGCCCGCCCTTTAGAAGGCGCTACTGACAGGAGGCGCACCTGTAAACGGCTACCTAATTTGAGTACCTGCCCACCGGTTTCAACAAACTGTCGACGCTCATAATCATGCTTCCAAAAACCGGGAACTTCCGACAATCGCACCAAGCCATCTACCCCCAATTCTGCAATAGAAACGAATACACCAAAAGAAGTTGTGCCGGAAACCACGCCCTCAAAATCAAGTCCTATTTGATTGCGAGCTTTCCAGCATAATAGGCGTTGTCGACATTCCCACCCCGCTTTGTCGGCATTAATTTCACTTTGCGAGCATTGCGCACCGATGGTCACTAATTCTTCATGCGATACGGTACTTTTTTTCCCTTCCAAAGCACTAATAATAGCCCGATGTGTAAGTAAGTCGGGATAACGGCGAATTGGTGAAGTAAAGTGTAGATAACGGTTGCAGGCCAACCCAAAATGACCTGTTTTTTCATCAGGAGCGTATTCTGCTCGCGCCAATGTTCCTAGTAAAAGTGGCAATAAATTATCGCCTAGATCAGGATCGCGCTTGTTTAAATTATCCAAAGCATCGCTAAAATCACGCGCTATCGGTTCAGATGGAAAATCAATATTCAGTTCTGCCAGCACAGCACGCAATTTTTTGACATTTTCAGCTGGCGGATGTTTGTGAACGCGGTGTAACGCCGGCAGTCGCTGACGGATGACAAAGTCGGCAGCACAGCGATTAGCGGCGATCATACATTCTTCAATCGCATAATGGGCAATGTTGCGTTGATTTTGAATCATAAAAATGTCATCGTTTGCCGCCAAAGTTAAATTTATTTCTGGCCTATCCATAATAAAGCCACCACGTTGACGACGGGCAAGGCGCAAGGCTTCTCCGATTATTCCCAACAACTGCATGTGGGTCGGGCCGTTTTTCATTAATATCGCCGCCTCGTCATAAGTCAACCGCTGCCGGGAGCGCATAGTCCCTCGTGCAAAGCGATATCGCTGCACGATACCGTCGCGCAATTCCATTTCACAAACTAAACAAAGACGCTCTTGCTGAGGAATGAGTGAACAACTATCGTTTGACAATGCAGGAGGCAGCATCGGCAACACTCTATCAGGTAAATAGACAGAATTGCCACGTTTTTTTGCTTCATTGTCTAGTGCATCACCGGGTTTTACATAAGCAGCCACATCGGCAATGGCAACAGTTAAATTTATACCACTAGCGGTCGGCTCACAGGCTACGGCATCATCAAAGTCACGCGCATCTTGACCGTCTATAGTAATAAATGGGGTTTCACAAAAATTTTCACGGACTACAGATGCTGGTTTTATTGCTGCTTGCGTTGCCAACTGTAGTAAATCTTTGGAAAAATTAGCAGGCAGCTTTCGTTCTTTCACCACCCCGCTAATAAGTGACACTACGGACACAGAATTTTATTTATTTTGGTATTAGGATTAATAAACAAACCCCCTGAAAAGGGGGTTTGCTTGGGTAATTGCTTTTCTAATTAGATAGCAACAGATCCACCACAATTTGGCTCAACTGGCGGTGAGGCAGTAGCATGACGCCACCACAGTGTCACTGATTCATCCAATGTTCCGCCACTCTGGGCTGATTGACTTTTAGTCGTGCAATCAGCTACACCCGGCGTGAAACTCGTTGATTCGTAATCATTGAATACGAAATCACCTCGATTAGCTACACCATCATCCAATTTTCTGTCCACTTCACCAATAATATTGGAAGGAATACGACCACCGGTATGAACTTGCAAACGAGCGGATCCAGCATTTTCAGGTCCACCAAGAGTAGCGTAGTAACTACTATCATGAAATATGGCCATAATCCCACCATAAGAGTTTTGTAGCGAGTTGTAAGCGCTGGGGAGAATAGAATTACTAGAAGTACACTGAGGACAACGCAAATAACCGCTACCAGTCAAATGTTGAAATACCATAGGTGATTCGTCAATTGTAAGAAAACCATCGCCAGCACCATTTGCAGCACCACTGATGTACTGTTGTGCATAAACATAATCACCGGGCAATGCCTGATATCTGTCAATGAAAGCAAACCATGCAACTTTCAATGAATTTTGACGATCTGCAATTGATCTTACTTTGGCGTTATTGATAAGCTCTTGTCCTTTCAAGACACCACCTAGCAACAAGCCAATGATGACAAGAACAATCGCTATCTCAACCAGAGTAACACCTCTGAGGCATTTTATCGATTTGGCCATTTTTTTCTCCTTGTTTTTATTTTGTTTTGAAATTAATCTGAGCTCTTTTGCCCGTCTTCCTCGTATATTACTATTTTTTAAAGAAAAAACAAAACCTCATAGAGCTTTTATCCCTTATAAACTAGAAAAATACTTTTTTTTGCCAAAAATACAACATAAGAACTTATTTTCGTTTTTAATTGCTTCTTTAGAGTAACAAATGATACCGCTTTACAACAACAAAACTATTCGCTCTATAGAAGCCGAAGCCTTTGTTTACGGGGATTCTTTTGCCGTAATGATGCGTGCCGGCAAAGCCATAGCACAGCAAGCGATATTGATGACAAAAAACGACAACCGGGCTATTTTGATAATTGCCGGGCCGGGAAACAACGGCGGTGATGCTTTGATTGCTGCTGCCAGCTTGCGGGAAACAGGGCGTAACGTGCGAGCCGTATTTTTGGGAAACATAGCCTGCTTGTCCGCAGATGCAAAGAAAGCACTCGCCCATGGGAAACCCATTTTCAATGACTTTGCTGATGATGATTATGCACTTGCCATTGACGGACTGTTTGGCATTGGATTAGCACGTCCGCTAGACGATACTTATAAAGAAACCGTACACCGACTAAATGCGCTATCTTGCCCAGTATTGTCTATTGACATTCCCAGCGGTATTAATGGTGATACTGGTGCGGCAGCGGGAAAAGCCGTTTATGCGACTCGGACGATAACTTTTTTTGCTGCCAAATTAGGAC contains:
- a CDS encoding RNB domain-containing ribonuclease yields the protein MSVVSLISGVVKERKLPANFSKDLLQLATQAAIKPASVVRENFCETPFITIDGQDARDFDDAVACEPTASGINLTVAIADVAAYVKPGDALDNEAKKRGNSVYLPDRVLPMLPPALSNDSCSLIPQQERLCLVCEMELRDGIVQRYRFARGTMRSRQRLTYDEAAILMKNGPTHMQLLGIIGEALRLARRQRGGFIMDRPEINLTLAANDDIFMIQNQRNIAHYAIEECMIAANRCAADFVIRQRLPALHRVHKHPPAENVKKLRAVLAELNIDFPSEPIARDFSDALDNLNKRDPDLGDNLLPLLLGTLARAEYAPDEKTGHFGLACNRYLHFTSPIRRYPDLLTHRAIISALEGKKSTVSHEELVTIGAQCSQSEINADKAGWECRQRLLCWKARNQIGLDFEGVVSGTTSFGVFVSIAELGVDGLVRLSEVPGFWKHDYERRQFVETGGQVLKLGSRLQVRLLSVAPSKGRADFKAIKIF
- a CDS encoding nucleotide sugar dehydrogenase; translated protein: MKETVCIVGLGYVGLPLAVIMAETYQTVGYDCNFARIDELLNGYDATGETSKAQLTSDHLQFITDIDCAKECTVYIITVPTPVKENQRPDLSPLRVACQAVGQVISKGDLVIIESTVYPGVTEEICMPLIASISGLEINKDFHCGYSPERVNPADHSRSIRDIKKITAGSSPEAAERTDTIYREVITAGTHRAPSIQVAEAAKVIENTQRDVNIALMNELTMICHSLQIDATEVFSAAASKWNFLNFVPGLVGGHCIGVDPYYLCHKAQISGYQPNLVLAARQVNDGMGRYVAENTLRLIGQRGLRPKCTEVLILGFTFKEDCPDPRNSRVNDIRQILIESGCDVRVCDPIADKNKTLAEYGFAPDDDWQVALAKKPAVIIFAVAHRCFADIDVATVRDALVIDVKGIAPRADWRL
- the icd gene encoding NADP-dependent isocitrate dehydrogenase, producing the protein MATFQPTPPAHGAPIEVKKDLTLAVPTCPIIPFIEGDGIGVDITPVMRKVVDTAVQKSYNNERAIAWMEILAGEKAFHNSGEWLPKDTLRIMKNYIVSIKGPLATPTGGGIRSLNVAIRQTMDLYACVRPVRYFKGIYSPLKNSERTNMIVFRENTEDIYAGIEWEAQTSEVRRVIGFLRDTMEVEKIRFPDTTAIGIKPVSSQGSKRLIRRAVQYAIDYDRKSVTLVHKGNIMKYTEGAFMRWGYELVKEEFGAQPLDGGPWCVIKNPKNGNEIIIKDCIADNFLQQILINPQQFDVIATLNLNGDYVSDALAAQVGGIGIAPGANISDYAGVFEATHGTAPKHAGHNRSNPGSLILSADMMLRYIGWAEAAKCIVRGTAGAIAAGKVTYDLARQVEKNITILSSSDFGEAIIDHM
- a CDS encoding aldehyde dehydrogenase family protein; this translates as MTPNRLFIDNQWINTNDTLASINPADESIIGEVACAGQAEVDAAVAAARRALNGVWRKTTPWERGRVLAKISALILQNINALADMEMRETGKPITAAHGAVHSAARYFEFYAGVADKIQGTSIPLGENYVDFTLREPLGVTAHILPWNVPLNMLARGVAPALAAGCTAVVKPAEQTPHGALQLAQIFIDAGLPPGVVNIINGRGETTGAMLSSHPGIDGITFTGSVATGAAVMRAAAEHIKPVVLELGGKSPIIAFADAKPEKVATEACKGIYSNTGQYCDAGSRLLLNDRIHDAVLELVVEKSRAINVGMPAENVDMGPLISDEQHRRVMDYIRRGKESAVLACGGGRPATLEKGYFVEPTVFDQVDVGTDISQHEIFGPVLSVSYFGDEDEALHIANSTDFGLAAGIFTQDISRALRLASKLDAGTVYVNEYFSGEIASPFGGVKKSGIGRERGLETLANYTRIKNVIINISS